A stretch of the Methylacidiphilum caldifontis genome encodes the following:
- a CDS encoding DUF2188 domain-containing protein — METMSRSKTYHVTPRTDGGWNVKEENGSRASSSHDTKTEAIALAKELAKKQALGQVIIHKQGGTIQTEHTYGKDPYPPEG, encoded by the coding sequence ATGGAGACGATGTCGAGGAGTAAGACTTACCATGTGACCCCTCGGACCGACGGCGGCTGGAACGTCAAAGAAGAGAATGGGTCAAGGGCGTCCAGCAGCCACGATACGAAGACCGAGGCCATAGCCCTTGCCAAGGAATTGGCGAAGAAGCAGGCGCTTGGACAGGTGATCATCCACAAGCAGGGCGGTACGATCCAGACGGAACACACATACGGCAAGGATCCTTATCCACCCGAAGGATAA
- a CDS encoding ATP-binding protein, with protein MIETIKTIMLDFQETRLETGVPRRLRIETVHGKAAVCIGVRRSGKSTYMFQVIQRLLDSGVSRQNILYLNFFDDRLHNLRQDSLGLIPEAYYSIYPEKKNTETVYCFFDEIQAVLGWEPFVDRLLRTEKCEVYLTGSSSRMLSKEIATQMRGRALSWEIFPFSFREFLDSKGIESGGALTTKKRLLVQKAFDEYWETGGFPEVISLGRNLRIKTHQEYFHAILFRDLVERHDISHPKAVTDLAHWLVDNTASLYSVNNLTGYLKSLGHKAPKSAVSDYLKWFEDAYFLFTVRIFDPSLARSNTNPKKVYCIDHALVTSVSSGILINSGHLLENLIFTALRRLHQEIYYYKTKNGREVDFIVPIRGRPNMLVQVCESLAEPQTRKREIAALSEAMNELGLKVGTIVTRKDDERIKIGVGTIEVIPAWRFLFELPDVSE; from the coding sequence ATGATAGAAACGATCAAAACAATTATGCTAGATTTCCAGGAAACCCGGCTGGAGACCGGAGTGCCTCGGCGTTTGCGTATCGAAACCGTTCATGGCAAGGCTGCCGTCTGTATCGGCGTACGCCGGAGCGGCAAATCGACATACATGTTTCAGGTTATCCAGCGGCTGTTGGACAGTGGAGTTTCTCGGCAAAACATCTTGTATCTGAACTTTTTCGACGACCGCTTGCACAACCTGCGGCAGGATAGCCTTGGTTTGATCCCTGAGGCCTATTACTCCATCTACCCAGAGAAGAAAAATACTGAGACAGTCTACTGCTTTTTCGACGAGATTCAGGCTGTCCTCGGTTGGGAGCCATTCGTTGACCGTTTGTTGCGCACGGAAAAATGCGAAGTATATCTTACTGGTTCGTCGTCCAGGATGCTATCTAAGGAGATAGCGACTCAGATGCGCGGAAGAGCCCTCTCATGGGAGATATTTCCATTTTCGTTCAGGGAATTTCTAGATTCCAAGGGAATCGAGAGCGGGGGTGCGCTGACGACAAAAAAGAGGCTCCTCGTCCAAAAAGCTTTCGATGAATACTGGGAGACTGGCGGATTCCCCGAGGTCATTAGTCTAGGTCGGAACCTAAGGATCAAAACCCACCAGGAATATTTTCACGCCATCCTTTTTCGTGATTTGGTCGAACGCCACGACATTTCACACCCAAAGGCAGTGACTGATCTAGCGCACTGGCTTGTGGATAACACCGCATCACTTTACTCGGTCAACAATCTTACGGGTTATCTCAAGTCGTTAGGCCACAAGGCTCCGAAGTCCGCGGTGTCGGATTATCTGAAATGGTTCGAGGACGCTTATTTCCTGTTCACCGTGCGCATATTTGACCCGTCTTTGGCGCGTAGCAACACCAATCCGAAAAAGGTCTACTGCATTGATCACGCACTGGTCACTTCGGTGTCGTCCGGAATTCTGATCAACTCTGGACACCTTCTCGAAAACCTCATTTTCACCGCTCTCAGGCGCCTTCATCAGGAAATCTACTATTACAAGACCAAGAATGGCCGGGAGGTCGATTTCATCGTCCCAATACGCGGCCGGCCCAATATGCTGGTTCAGGTGTGCGAGTCTCTAGCAGAACCGCAGACAAGGAAACGGGAGATTGCGGCTTTGAGTGAGGCAATGAATGAGCTGGGTCTTAAAGTCGGAACTATCGTAACCCGGAAAGACGATGAGCGGATAAAGATCGGCGTGGGGACAATCGAAGTAATCCCAGCATGGAGGTTCCTTTTTGAACTACCGGACGTTTCGGAATAG
- a CDS encoding AAA family ATPase, with amino-acid sequence MLDCGVEQDSRCTKLLWLDPLLENYESESHYLFAYIYRNAMRNRQTELQQNYVLPNISRRLLEAFLSFRYPKKAGKLWQHFNPSTSMIARRHVYCDSYILTRIMEKSESQSTICLY; translated from the coding sequence ATGCTCGATTGTGGTGTCGAGCAAGATAGCAGATGTACAAAGCTCCTGTGGCTTGATCCCCTCCTTGAGAATTATGAATCCGAGTCTCACTATCTGTTCGCCTACATATATCGAAATGCTATGAGAAATCGCCAAACAGAACTACAGCAAAATTATGTGTTGCCAAATATCTCGAGACGGCTCTTGGAAGCATTCTTGTCTTTCCGTTATCCAAAGAAGGCGGGTAAGCTTTGGCAGCATTTCAATCCATCAACTTCAATGATTGCAAGAAGACACGTATACTGCGATTCCTACATACTCACTCGCATTATGGAGAAATCGGAGAGCCAGAGCACGATTTGTCTATATTAA
- a CDS encoding DUF4236 domain-containing protein, which translates to MFQMSFSFCRRIRIAPGVTLDLSKSGGSLSFGPRGAKFTIGPRGKRAKVGIPGTGLFYTIALPNGRSGGRSASYSAPTVPTVRPEDRLTLVSSSGLSPRTTRMPWWTGARSWFSATKRRPRTLKQSPSGSHCPYRSLIRSSSSRTAYRIIRKPLEQLWT; encoded by the coding sequence ATGTTCCAGATGAGCTTCAGCTTCTGTAGACGAATCAGGATCGCACCAGGCGTGACCCTGGACCTGAGTAAGTCGGGCGGGTCCCTCTCGTTCGGACCGCGCGGGGCGAAGTTCACCATCGGTCCGAGGGGCAAGCGGGCCAAGGTGGGCATTCCGGGAACGGGCCTTTTCTACACGATCGCGCTTCCGAACGGGAGGTCAGGTGGCAGAAGCGCGTCCTACTCCGCTCCAACCGTCCCAACGGTCCGCCCGGAAGACCGGCTGACGCTGGTTTCTTCAAGCGGCTTATCACCCCGGACGACGAGGATGCCCTGGTGGACGGGTGCCAGGAGTTGGTTCTCGGCAACGAAGAGAAGGCCTCGAACTCTCAAGCAAAGCCCATCAGGAAGCCACTGTCCTTACAGGAGCTTAATCCGCAGTTCCTCAAGCAGAACGGCTTACAGAATCATAAGAAAGCCGCTTGAGCAATTATGGACCTGA
- a CDS encoding TlyA family RNA methyltransferase, whose amino-acid sequence MKKERLDLLLVKKNLVGSRQEAQRLILAGKVSARGKPGLVLKPSQLFDPNQDFEISEREKYVSRGGYKLEVLFQALSIDLDGKVCLDVGSSTGGFTDCILQNGARAVYCVDVGKGLLHWKIRSDLRVKVMEGINARFLKKEDFDTLFDFISVDVSFISLRLILPRLFPLLQPGGLICALIKPQFEAGKKDIPKNGVIKDETVRNRVIEELKLWLEENFPMRTSLVIPSPVLGQEGNQEYLWVIERKTT is encoded by the coding sequence GTGAAAAAGGAAAGGCTAGATTTATTATTGGTAAAAAAAAATTTAGTAGGTTCAAGGCAAGAAGCACAGAGACTTATTCTTGCTGGCAAAGTGTCGGCAAGGGGCAAGCCTGGACTAGTTTTAAAGCCGAGTCAACTCTTTGATCCCAATCAGGATTTTGAAATCTCCGAAAGGGAAAAATATGTAAGCAGAGGTGGTTATAAGCTTGAGGTCTTGTTTCAAGCGCTTTCCATTGATCTTGATGGGAAGGTCTGCCTGGATGTAGGCTCTTCAACAGGGGGTTTTACAGATTGCATTCTGCAAAACGGAGCACGGGCTGTTTATTGTGTTGATGTTGGTAAAGGACTATTGCATTGGAAAATAAGATCCGATTTGCGAGTCAAAGTGATGGAAGGGATAAATGCAAGGTTTTTAAAAAAAGAAGATTTTGATACTCTATTTGATTTTATCAGTGTCGATGTCTCTTTCATTTCCCTAAGATTGATTCTTCCCCGGCTATTTCCATTGCTTCAACCTGGAGGCTTGATATGTGCTTTGATTAAGCCACAATTTGAAGCGGGTAAAAAAGATATACCCAAGAACGGGGTGATCAAAGACGAAACCGTAAGAAACCGAGTTATAGAGGAGCTGAAACTTTGGTTAGAGGAAAATTTTCCCATGAGAACCTCATTGGTTATTCCCTCTCCGGTGTTAGGTCAAGAGGGCAATCAGGAATATTTGTGGGTTATTGAAAGAAAAACGACCTGA
- the uvrA gene encoding excinuclease ABC subunit UvrA, whose protein sequence is MENSFIHVRGAKEHNLKNISLSIPKNRFTVVTGVSGSGKSSLAFDTLHAEAQRRYMESLSVYSRQFLEQFEKPEVDAIDGIIPSIAIEQKTSKGSPRSTVATITNIYDYLKLLFAYIGQPHHPVTGKKLKKYTIEEMAEKLLSLPMGTSVMLLAPLIKKAKEDFIPLLEQMQKEGFLRARIGGQLIEIEEARSYSEENVHKVEVVVDRIQIEPDVKSRLYDSLELALRVGKGVVCAVFKDNDGKETELQMSNLHYDPETGYLFQDLSPKHFSYNSPFGACPSCHGLGTEVDFDPDLIIPDPSVPLKDNPFVPWEKMGGVFLKVFLEDLLEQASIYGESPDKSWKDCSEEFKKTILYGTTSNKKKSKKPFEGVIPALRRIFKESSSALLKSRLKDFLFSVPCRVCQGQRLNPEILSVTIEIEGWPAFNISQAMLLTAFDSLDWAKSLYSLHKEDKGAREILSGLITRLENLVELGVGYLELNRQSSTLSGGESQRVRLASLLSGELTGLLYVLDEPSIGLHPRDTAKLIKMIKKLKELGNTILVVEHDEYTIREADFIVELGPGAGTKGGELIYTGPFEELLKSKKSLTGAYLRGELSIPVPPKRRKPRAKWIRLYGVKEHNLKNIDVSIPVGLFCCVTGVSGSGKSTLVNDVLAKIFLKHLQDPKIEPGSFDRVEGLSLIKKIVVIDQSPIARSMRSNPASYSGVLTLIRELFAKLPKSKILGFSATRFSFNVPGGRCERCKGEGVIEVEMAFLSPVYVVCEACQGKRFNRETLEVTYRGKNIADILDMTIEEGCAFFRNIPELFEKLELMANVGLGYLKLGQPFSTLSGGEAQRIKLAVELLKGSEGKTLYILDEPTTGLHFADIDLLLRLLHNLVDRGNTVVVIEHNLEVIKSADYVIDLGPEGGSGGGYVVVAGSPEEVAGEKASWTGKYLQPLVKQNRS, encoded by the coding sequence ATGGAAAACTCGTTCATTCATGTCAGGGGAGCCAAGGAACATAACCTAAAGAACATTTCTTTAAGCATTCCCAAAAACCGTTTTACAGTTGTCACTGGAGTAAGTGGATCAGGAAAATCTTCTCTAGCCTTTGATACACTCCATGCTGAAGCCCAGAGAAGATACATGGAAAGCCTTTCGGTCTATTCCAGACAATTTCTTGAACAGTTCGAAAAACCGGAAGTGGATGCTATTGATGGGATTATTCCCAGTATTGCCATTGAACAAAAAACATCCAAAGGTTCACCGCGTTCCACGGTTGCCACAATCACCAATATTTATGATTATTTAAAGCTTCTTTTTGCTTACATAGGCCAACCCCATCATCCTGTAACAGGCAAAAAACTCAAAAAATATACCATCGAGGAAATGGCTGAAAAGCTACTGTCGTTGCCCATGGGAACTTCGGTTATGCTTTTAGCCCCCCTTATAAAAAAGGCAAAAGAAGATTTTATCCCCTTGTTGGAACAGATGCAAAAAGAAGGATTTTTAAGGGCAAGAATAGGTGGCCAGCTAATAGAAATTGAAGAAGCAAGAAGCTATTCTGAAGAAAATGTGCACAAAGTTGAAGTAGTCGTTGACAGGATTCAGATTGAACCTGATGTTAAAAGCCGGCTTTACGATTCCTTGGAATTGGCTTTAAGGGTGGGCAAGGGGGTGGTATGTGCGGTCTTCAAAGATAATGATGGGAAAGAGACCGAACTGCAGATGAGTAATCTCCATTACGATCCAGAAACCGGTTATCTGTTTCAAGATCTTAGTCCAAAACATTTTTCTTATAATTCTCCTTTTGGAGCTTGTCCTTCCTGTCATGGTTTAGGGACAGAAGTTGATTTTGATCCTGATTTGATTATCCCAGATCCATCGGTGCCTTTGAAAGACAATCCTTTTGTTCCATGGGAGAAAATGGGGGGAGTATTTTTAAAAGTATTCCTTGAAGATTTGCTTGAACAAGCCTCGATTTATGGAGAATCCCCAGACAAAAGCTGGAAGGATTGTTCGGAGGAATTTAAAAAGACTATTCTCTACGGAACCACTTCTAATAAAAAAAAGAGCAAGAAACCTTTTGAAGGAGTAATTCCGGCACTACGTAGAATATTCAAGGAAAGCAGCTCTGCACTGCTTAAATCTCGGCTCAAGGACTTTCTTTTCTCGGTTCCCTGTAGAGTGTGCCAGGGGCAAAGACTTAATCCCGAAATTCTTTCAGTGACCATTGAGATCGAGGGTTGGCCAGCCTTCAACATATCCCAAGCCATGCTTTTGACTGCTTTCGACTCTTTGGACTGGGCTAAATCCTTATATAGCCTTCACAAAGAGGATAAGGGAGCGAGAGAAATCCTCTCTGGCCTAATAACTCGTCTTGAGAACCTTGTAGAACTTGGAGTGGGATATCTAGAGTTGAATCGACAAAGTTCCACTCTTTCAGGAGGAGAGTCCCAGAGAGTGAGACTTGCTTCGCTGCTTTCCGGTGAATTGACAGGCCTCCTTTATGTCCTGGATGAACCAAGTATTGGTCTCCATCCCCGGGATACAGCCAAGCTGATCAAGATGATTAAAAAACTGAAGGAACTGGGAAATACTATTCTTGTCGTCGAACATGATGAATACACTATAAGAGAGGCCGATTTCATTGTGGAACTAGGACCCGGAGCTGGAACCAAGGGGGGGGAACTCATCTATACGGGGCCTTTTGAAGAACTATTGAAATCCAAGAAGTCTTTGACAGGAGCATACTTGAGAGGAGAACTTTCCATTCCCGTTCCACCAAAACGAAGAAAACCCAGGGCAAAATGGATCCGTCTTTATGGAGTCAAGGAGCATAATTTAAAAAATATCGATGTTTCTATTCCCGTTGGCCTCTTTTGTTGCGTTACTGGGGTCAGTGGTTCAGGTAAGAGTACACTTGTTAACGATGTATTAGCCAAGATCTTCTTGAAACATCTTCAAGATCCTAAGATTGAACCGGGCTCTTTTGACCGGGTAGAGGGGCTTTCCTTGATAAAAAAAATTGTTGTCATCGATCAATCCCCCATAGCGCGTTCGATGCGGTCAAATCCTGCAAGTTACAGCGGGGTTTTAACTCTTATCAGAGAGCTTTTTGCAAAGCTTCCCAAGTCAAAAATATTGGGTTTTTCAGCTACCCGGTTTAGCTTTAATGTTCCGGGTGGTCGATGTGAACGCTGTAAAGGTGAAGGGGTTATCGAGGTGGAGATGGCTTTCCTTTCTCCTGTGTATGTCGTATGTGAAGCTTGCCAGGGCAAAAGATTTAACCGAGAGACTCTGGAAGTAACCTATCGAGGTAAAAATATAGCTGATATTCTCGATATGACTATAGAGGAGGGATGCGCTTTTTTCAGGAATATCCCTGAGCTGTTCGAAAAGCTTGAACTTATGGCTAACGTGGGACTTGGGTATTTAAAACTAGGCCAACCTTTCTCTACGCTTTCAGGGGGAGAAGCTCAAAGAATAAAACTTGCTGTGGAACTCTTGAAAGGATCAGAGGGCAAAACCCTTTATATCCTTGATGAACCGACCACAGGTCTTCATTTTGCGGATATAGATCTTTTGCTTAGGCTCTTGCACAATCTTGTGGATAGGGGTAATACAGTGGTTGTCATCGAACATAATCTTGAGGTTATCAAATCAGCGGATTATGTTATTGATTTAGGCCCAGAAGGCGGGAGCGGTGGGGGATATGTTGTTGTTGCAGGCAGTCCAGAAGAGGTTGCAGGGGAAAAAGCGAGCTGGACGGGAAAGTATCTCCAGCCTTTAGTTAAGCAAAATAGATCATAA
- a CDS encoding ATP-binding protein, which produces MIGFSNKKEESALNWNIFFGSHVVDHRKIAPSVEGLGQKPFSQIVPLLSSQIKGGEKKIFVLYSFCSGSGKSHLIGRLFHYFSQNLFLVSIPPLFDCRGFFQHLQQCLFYELLFPEKPGATGCWPGQASQLDALAYGLLLELVSRAAQKNKNLYRKIRSALAFLKKNPTSLLPEEVVPEWVEWIKRDFHFVLPFLEKELVSWGTLEDDPRDWIKIIYGFSILGQDRRIKEICKNWFLGEPFISPEPSFFDIPYKPFHGDRETFAKSKIRDFFVLSSRIRPFLLVFDHWENALLDKSYFDSWSKNIGELFGFPGTLIIIAGSNKLWDSLKADPLISTYLHPLYVEEPKKEHLIELGIGRLNRIKKLSKEKKAEAIKLINNYDGLLSYSFFLKYGYESILPSLKDPNLTALGYFEEVMLEVKLALELNPALLTFRCPITWFLTHAARSVCWINGVKTEESFFRIRWQVGLRQFSFSFEIPSLHSEKESSFKENQRSSEKAINQEEYFFYILPPENHPSFPQLKNLDRESLKNIIYIDFEKYIEIASLYLLFITAYPNLLQKPEIKVRTESLAQFFITQHQFIGQFSKTTELPQTYYEIVRDTVKDKKSVGYFSLCESLPVKLSRKDILRAAGFSPEILVVPSLSGEPHFLWIP; this is translated from the coding sequence ATGATTGGCTTTTCCAATAAGAAAGAGGAAAGTGCGCTCAACTGGAATATCTTTTTTGGATCCCATGTTGTGGATCATCGAAAAATTGCACCTTCAGTTGAAGGGTTAGGCCAAAAGCCTTTTTCCCAAATAGTCCCTCTTCTTTCATCCCAGATTAAAGGGGGAGAAAAAAAGATTTTTGTCCTCTATTCTTTTTGTTCCGGTTCCGGGAAAAGCCATCTTATAGGCCGGCTATTTCATTATTTTTCTCAAAACTTGTTTTTGGTCTCCATTCCTCCCCTTTTCGATTGCAGAGGTTTCTTCCAGCATCTGCAACAATGTCTGTTCTACGAGCTGCTCTTCCCAGAAAAGCCCGGTGCAACAGGTTGCTGGCCTGGCCAAGCTTCTCAACTTGATGCCCTAGCTTATGGTCTTCTGCTAGAGCTCGTCAGTCGCGCAGCACAAAAAAATAAAAACTTATACCGCAAAATCCGATCTGCTTTGGCTTTTTTAAAAAAAAACCCAACCTCTCTTCTCCCCGAGGAAGTTGTGCCCGAATGGGTTGAATGGATTAAAAGGGATTTCCACTTTGTACTCCCCTTCTTGGAAAAAGAGCTTGTTAGCTGGGGAACGCTAGAAGATGATCCAAGAGATTGGATTAAAATTATTTATGGATTTTCTATCCTTGGACAGGACAGACGGATTAAAGAGATATGTAAAAACTGGTTTCTGGGAGAACCATTTATCAGTCCTGAACCCTCTTTTTTCGATATACCCTATAAGCCTTTCCATGGAGATAGAGAAACGTTTGCCAAATCAAAAATAAGAGATTTTTTTGTACTCTCCTCTAGGATTCGACCTTTTCTGCTCGTTTTTGATCACTGGGAAAATGCTCTTTTAGATAAATCTTATTTTGACTCCTGGTCAAAGAATATTGGAGAGCTGTTCGGTTTTCCTGGCACATTGATTATAATCGCAGGGAGTAATAAGCTATGGGATAGTCTCAAAGCCGATCCTCTTATATCAACCTATCTACATCCTCTCTATGTCGAAGAGCCAAAGAAAGAGCATCTTATAGAACTAGGCATTGGCCGACTCAACAGGATAAAAAAGTTGAGCAAAGAAAAGAAAGCTGAAGCAATAAAGCTCATCAATAACTATGATGGTCTTTTATCCTACAGTTTTTTCTTGAAGTATGGATATGAAAGCATTTTACCTTCACTCAAAGACCCCAATTTGACAGCTCTTGGTTATTTTGAGGAAGTCATGCTAGAAGTAAAATTAGCTTTAGAACTTAATCCAGCATTGTTAACTTTTCGTTGCCCCATAACGTGGTTTTTGACTCACGCAGCTCGTTCGGTTTGCTGGATAAATGGAGTTAAAACTGAAGAGTCTTTTTTTCGTATCCGTTGGCAGGTTGGTTTAAGGCAATTCAGCTTTAGTTTTGAAATCCCTTCTTTACATTCAGAAAAAGAAAGTTCATTTAAGGAAAATCAACGTTCTTCTGAAAAGGCTATAAACCAAGAGGAATATTTCTTTTATATCCTGCCTCCTGAAAATCATCCTTCTTTTCCTCAACTCAAAAACCTTGATCGAGAATCCTTGAAGAATATTATTTATATAGATTTCGAGAAATATATCGAGATTGCTTCTCTTTATCTTCTTTTTATTACAGCCTATCCCAATCTCTTGCAGAAACCAGAAATTAAAGTAAGAACAGAAAGCTTGGCTCAATTCTTTATTACTCAACATCAATTTATTGGACAATTTTCCAAAACAACTGAACTGCCTCAAACCTATTATGAAATTGTACGCGACACGGTGAAAGATAAAAAATCGGTAGGATATTTTTCTTTATGTGAAAGCCTGCCAGTCAAGCTTTCAAGAAAAGACATACTCCGTGCTGCCGGTTTCTCCCCAGAAATTCTTGTTGTTCCTTCTCTATCTGGTGAACCCCATTTTTTATGGATTCCCTAA
- a CDS encoding tol-pal system YbgF family protein, translating to MRRKIFFVFLFLSFFSCFFFNSSYALSPEEAAFEQIRNSMDDTLLSRAIDLSKEFEKNYPRSSYLPSVYIMHAEALYFRACYEELIALFAQQSLAQFSFEELGKVAFWKAEAYRALGKWPQAVGEYEVAEKYLLDSFLLEKVWLRKGFCLWQEGKIQQAKELLSKVIHSNNSSVSAEALLVLGKLSLNLGKEKEAKEYFQSVIARSAYSAYAVEAKYWIGLLLEHSYPQEAASFFEFVVNNASFSRDMTVQGFLELGKTYMALEETGKAMLSFEKGLNLCTKENLQLLFVKYYLKAAILQNRLNEARQKLFSLFPIEKGSRIGAWIRFIEAEEEANNEQYDYALLLLDKLLADETLLGTDKQVEYALGRVYFNMGSKDAAEKNFLKALTSSDLKVSEYATFYLGLIEYDKSKYAESADRFLEAFNKQGELEEEALYNVLLSKAKMHKVEDFLKAKEAFLLKYPSSRFISEIYLVEAELWEELDQFDNAIGVIEKSLSDSSINHGKEELLFKLGKLFLKRAKYSEAQEVFLRLCNTYPNSKLVPEALYLAVFSDYLSGKIGVHTAREKMLDLLKRYPSEAIAPKALFSAAEYAYNEADFYGARWLFEEVPKEYPNSDLGDQAYYWAAKAAIECKDFSGAVLLLEKIPENSSIKSEARLLQGKIYYDQSQYAAAISLFDGVLDKEKTGKLHVLALLRKADSLFAQATKEKKYFLDACNIYSAVAKDETADLEERDEAAFKCAMCLQKTGRVDDALASYLAILDGRIGGHLKGEAEKEGLRDVQQTDFPEFYWRIKAGVEAALIKEDQKDWIGAISIYRKLESLGGPTQQEFHDTINRLKKDHFIADGI from the coding sequence ATGAGAAGAAAAATATTCTTTGTTTTTCTCTTTTTGAGTTTTTTTTCCTGCTTTTTTTTCAACAGTAGTTATGCCTTGAGTCCTGAAGAAGCCGCTTTCGAACAAATTCGAAATTCCATGGACGATACTCTATTGAGTCGTGCCATTGATTTATCCAAGGAATTTGAGAAAAATTATCCTCGTTCTTCTTATCTTCCATCAGTTTATATTATGCATGCCGAAGCCCTTTATTTTCGGGCTTGTTACGAAGAGCTGATCGCCTTGTTTGCCCAACAATCCCTAGCTCAATTTTCATTTGAAGAGTTGGGTAAAGTGGCTTTCTGGAAAGCGGAAGCGTACCGAGCATTGGGAAAATGGCCACAAGCTGTGGGCGAATATGAAGTAGCTGAAAAATATCTTCTGGATAGTTTTCTTCTGGAGAAAGTCTGGCTTAGAAAAGGCTTCTGCTTGTGGCAAGAGGGAAAGATACAGCAAGCTAAAGAACTGTTAAGTAAAGTCATCCACTCCAACAATTCCTCTGTGAGTGCTGAAGCTCTATTAGTTCTAGGTAAGCTTTCATTGAACCTGGGTAAAGAAAAGGAAGCTAAAGAGTATTTCCAATCTGTTATCGCTCGGAGTGCTTATTCGGCCTACGCCGTTGAAGCCAAGTACTGGATAGGGCTATTGCTTGAACATAGCTATCCCCAAGAAGCGGCCTCCTTTTTCGAATTTGTCGTGAATAATGCCAGCTTTTCCAGGGATATGACTGTTCAAGGGTTTCTTGAACTAGGTAAAACCTACATGGCCTTGGAGGAAACGGGCAAGGCGATGCTTTCTTTTGAAAAAGGGCTAAACCTATGTACAAAAGAAAATTTGCAACTTCTTTTTGTAAAATATTATCTGAAAGCCGCAATTTTACAGAATCGGCTTAATGAAGCCAGGCAGAAGCTGTTTTCTCTGTTTCCCATTGAAAAGGGATCAAGGATTGGAGCATGGATAAGGTTTATCGAGGCTGAAGAAGAAGCCAATAACGAACAATATGATTATGCATTGCTTCTGCTCGACAAGCTTCTTGCCGATGAAACCTTGTTAGGAACGGACAAACAAGTGGAGTATGCTCTTGGTAGGGTTTATTTTAACATGGGTTCAAAAGATGCAGCTGAAAAAAATTTTTTAAAAGCATTGACTTCCTCTGATCTTAAAGTGAGTGAATATGCTACGTTTTATCTTGGTCTTATCGAATATGACAAGTCGAAGTATGCTGAAAGTGCGGATAGGTTTCTTGAAGCTTTCAATAAACAGGGGGAACTTGAAGAGGAAGCCTTATACAATGTCCTTCTTTCGAAGGCAAAGATGCATAAAGTAGAGGATTTTCTCAAAGCTAAGGAAGCTTTTCTGTTGAAATATCCTTCCAGCCGTTTTATCTCCGAAATTTATTTGGTTGAGGCTGAATTGTGGGAAGAACTTGATCAATTCGATAATGCCATTGGGGTAATTGAAAAATCTCTTTCTGATTCTTCTATCAATCATGGCAAGGAGGAGTTGCTTTTCAAACTGGGAAAACTTTTTTTGAAGCGAGCGAAATATTCTGAAGCCCAGGAGGTTTTTTTGAGGCTTTGCAATACCTATCCCAATAGTAAACTTGTTCCGGAAGCGTTATATCTGGCTGTTTTTTCAGATTATCTCTCCGGAAAGATAGGCGTACATACGGCCAGGGAAAAAATGTTGGATTTATTGAAAAGATATCCTTCCGAAGCTATAGCCCCAAAAGCCCTGTTCTCGGCAGCTGAATATGCCTATAATGAAGCCGATTTTTATGGAGCTAGATGGCTTTTTGAAGAAGTACCCAAGGAGTATCCGAATAGCGATCTTGGAGACCAGGCTTATTATTGGGCTGCCAAAGCAGCCATTGAATGCAAGGATTTTTCTGGGGCTGTGCTCCTTCTTGAAAAAATACCCGAAAATTCTTCCATAAAATCTGAAGCTCGACTTTTACAAGGAAAAATATATTATGATCAAAGCCAATATGCGGCTGCAATTTCTCTTTTTGACGGGGTTTTAGATAAGGAAAAGACAGGGAAGCTTCACGTTTTGGCTCTTTTAAGGAAAGCGGACTCTCTTTTTGCTCAAGCAACGAAAGAAAAGAAATATTTCTTGGATGCCTGCAATATTTATTCAGCTGTGGCCAAAGACGAAACAGCTGACCTTGAAGAAAGGGATGAAGCCGCATTTAAATGCGCGATGTGTCTTCAAAAAACGGGAAGGGTTGATGATGCTTTAGCTTCTTATCTAGCGATACTGGATGGAAGGATTGGGGGTCATCTTAAAGGAGAAGCTGAAAAAGAAGGTCTTAGGGATGTTCAACAAACAGATTTCCCTGAGTTTTATTGGAGAATTAAAGCGGGGGTCGAGGCTGCTCTCATAAAAGAAGATCAGAAAGATTGGATAGGGGCTATTTCCATTTACCGCAAATTGGAGTCATTAGGGGGGCCCACACAGCAAGAGTTTCATGATACGATAAACCGGTTGAAGAAAGATCATTTTATAGCCGATGGGATTTAA